The nucleotide sequence GACGGGCAGACTCGCCGCCCGCACAGCCGCTCGATCAGGGAGCTCAAGCCGACCTCGAAGGAGATGACCAGCTCCGGCCGCTCGCCGTCGAGCCGGGCCAGCGACTCGGCCTGGGCGATCGTCCGGGGGTAGCCGTCCAGAATATAGCCGGCCCGGCAATCTGGCCGGGCGATCCGCTCGCGGACGATGGCCGTGACGATCTCGTCCGGGACGAGTCCACCGTGGGCCATGATCCCCTCGGCTTGCCGGCCCAGCGGCGTCCCCTCGCGGACGGCCCGCCGCAGCAGGTCGCCGGTGGAGATGCGGGGAAACCCGTAGGCGCGTTCGATCATCTCGCCCAGGGTACCCTTGCCGCTGCCCGGCGCGCCGAGGAGGATGATCCTCATCCGCGCCTCCCTTTGATCCGGCCCTTGCGCATGAAGCCGTCGTAGTGGCGCATGACCAGCTGGGCTTCGACCTGCTGCAGGGTGTCCATGGCCACCCCGACCACGATCAGGATCGAGGTGCCGCCGAAGTAGAAGTCGACCTGCAGTCCTTGGGTGACCCAGGCCGGCAGGACCCGGTCCAGGAAGCCGCCGATAAACGGCAGGTACTGGACTTTGAATCCGGTCATCAGGAACTCGGGCAAGATGGCCAGCGCGGCCAGGTAGACCGCGCCGACCAGGGTGATGCGGGACAGGATGTCGTCGATGGCATCCGAGGTGTTCTTGCCCGGCCGGATGCCAGGGATAAACCCGCCGTACTTGCGCAGGTTCTCGGCCACGTCGGTCGGGTTGAAGATGATCGAGACATAGAAGTAGGTGAAGAAAATGATGGCGGTTACGTAGGCCAGGTTGTACAGCGGCATGCCCAGCTGGAACTGGCGGGCGATGGTCTGCAGGGCCGGGACCTTGATCATCTGGGCGATGGTGGCGGGGATGGTGATGATCGAAGCGGCGAAGATGATCGGGATGACGCCGCCGGTGTTGACCCGCAGCGGCAGGTGGGTGCTCTGGCCGCCGTAGACCCGGCGACCGACCACCCGCTTGGCGTAGGAGACGGGGATACGCCGCTGGCCCCGCTCGACATAGATGATGAAGGCGATGACGACGACCATCATCGCGCCCAGGACCAGGATCTTGATCGGGTTCCAGGAGCCGTTCTGCAGACCCTGGACCATGCCGTTCAGCCCGGCCGGGAAGCGGGCCACGATGCCGGCGAAGATCAGCAGCGAGATGCCGTTGCCGATGCCGCGCTCGGAGATCTGCTCGCCCAGCCACATGACGAAGACCGTGCCCGTGGTCAGGGTCAAGACGGTCAGCAATTGGAAGGGCAGGCCCGGGTTGGGCACGATGGCCGCCCCGCCGGGGCTCTTCAGCCCCTGCAGGAACAGGGCGATGCCCCAGGCCTGGATGATGCAGATGCCGAGGGTGCCGTAGCGGGTGTACTGGGTGATCTTCTTCCGTCCCAGCTCGCCCTCCTTGGACAGCCGCTCCAGGTAGGGCCAAACCACGGTCAG is from Candidatus Aminicenantes bacterium and encodes:
- a CDS encoding adenylate kinase — translated: MRIILLGAPGSGKGTLGEMIERAYGFPRISTGDLLRRAVREGTPLGRQAEGIMAHGGLVPDEIVTAIVRERIARPDCRAGYILDGYPRTIAQAESLARLDGERPELVISFEVGLSSLIERLCGRRVCPSCGAIYHLTRKPPMRADLCDSCGSGLQARADDAVEVVRERIQVYESATAPLKAFYRERSDFRPVDGEGTAAEVFPRVAAVLDAVLRPDRGGAAR
- the secY gene encoding preprotein translocase subunit SecY, whose translation is MVLDSVRNIFSIPELRKRVIFTLVLLAIYRAGGQIPNPGISSSALAEFWQSQKGTILGFIDMFSGRYMSKMTIFALGIMPYISSSIILQLLTVVWPYLERLSKEGELGRKKITQYTRYGTLGICIIQAWGIALFLQGLKSPGGAAIVPNPGLPFQLLTVLTLTTGTVFVMWLGEQISERGIGNGISLLIFAGIVARFPAGLNGMVQGLQNGSWNPIKILVLGAMMVVVIAFIIYVERGQRRIPVSYAKRVVGRRVYGGQSTHLPLRVNTGGVIPIIFAASIITIPATIAQMIKVPALQTIARQFQLGMPLYNLAYVTAIIFFTYFYVSIIFNPTDVAENLRKYGGFIPGIRPGKNTSDAIDDILSRITLVGAVYLAALAILPEFLMTGFKVQYLPFIGGFLDRVLPAWVTQGLQVDFYFGGTSILIVVGVAMDTLQQVEAQLVMRHYDGFMRKGRIKGRRG